The following proteins come from a genomic window of Proteiniphilum propionicum:
- a CDS encoding MBL fold metallo-hydrolase: MNLNFGNEEVHIEFCGEGHTCDNIIGYFPLEDIMFGGCLIKEARAGKGNLAEANVEEWSETVRKVKMKYPKVKKVITGHGKYGGIELLDYTIELFE; the protein is encoded by the coding sequence TTGAACTTAAATTTCGGTAACGAGGAGGTGCATATTGAATTTTGTGGAGAAGGCCATACCTGCGATAACATTATTGGTTATTTCCCTTTGGAAGATATTATGTTTGGCGGTTGTTTAATAAAAGAAGCAAGAGCAGGAAAGGGTAATCTCGCGGAAGCGAATGTAGAAGAGTGGTCGGAAACGGTAAGAAAAGTAAAGATGAAATATCCAAAAGTAAAAAAAGTTATAACCGGACACGGAAAATACGGCGGAATTGAACTTTTGGATTACACGATTGAGCTATTTGAATGA
- the scpA gene encoding methylmalonyl-CoA mutase has translation MIPNFKDIDIQTAGFYSTDVAGWAEKNEIRADWITPEQIPVKPVYTKEDLEGMEHLNYAAGIPPYLRGPYSTMYVMRPWTVRQYAGFSTAEESNAFYRRNLASGQKGLSVAFDLPTHRGYDADNERVVGDVGKAGVSICSVEDMKILFDGIPLNKMSVSMTMNGAVLPILAFYIVAAQEQGAKLEEMAGTIQNDILKEFMVRNTYIYPPEFSMKIIADIFEFTSQKMPKFNSISISGYHMQEAGATADIELAYTLADGIEYLRAGINAGIDIDAFAPRLSFFWAIGMNHFMEIAKMRAARLLWAKIVKSFGAKNPKSMALRTHSQTSGWSLTEQDPFNNVGRTCIEAMAAALGHTQSLHTNALDEAIALPTDFSARIARNTQIYIQEETQITRQVDPWAGSYYVESLTQELVEKSWELIQEIEKLGGMAKAIETGIPKMRIEEAAARTQARIDSNVQAIIGVNRYRLDHEDPIDILEVDNTEVRKQQIERLNALKSGRDNEAVRRALDAITHCVETKKGNLLQLSIEAARVRATLGEISDACEKVAGRYNAVIRTISGVYSSESKGDATLEEARALTDKFARKEGRRPRIMVAKMGQDGHDRGAKVVATGYADCGFDVDMGPLFQTPAEAARQAVENDVHVLGVSSLAAGHKTLVPQVIEELKRLGRPDIIVIAGGVIPAQDYDFLYRAGVAAIFGPGSSVTKSACEIMHVLMGE, from the coding sequence ATGATACCAAATTTTAAAGATATCGATATTCAAACAGCCGGTTTTTATTCGACCGATGTGGCCGGATGGGCTGAAAAAAATGAGATCAGGGCCGACTGGATTACACCGGAGCAGATTCCGGTAAAACCGGTCTACACAAAAGAAGATCTAGAAGGGATGGAGCATCTGAACTATGCCGCCGGGATACCTCCATATCTACGCGGGCCCTATTCCACCATGTATGTGATGCGCCCCTGGACCGTCCGTCAGTATGCCGGCTTCTCCACAGCAGAAGAGTCAAACGCATTCTACCGCCGCAACCTGGCTTCGGGACAAAAAGGACTCTCCGTGGCTTTCGACCTTCCCACGCACCGTGGCTATGATGCTGACAACGAGAGGGTAGTGGGCGATGTGGGAAAAGCGGGAGTCTCCATCTGTTCGGTGGAAGATATGAAGATACTGTTCGATGGTATACCCCTGAACAAGATGTCGGTCTCCATGACCATGAATGGTGCCGTACTGCCCATCCTTGCATTCTATATCGTAGCAGCACAGGAACAGGGTGCAAAGCTGGAAGAGATGGCAGGAACCATCCAGAACGATATTCTGAAAGAGTTTATGGTTCGTAACACTTACATCTACCCTCCGGAATTCTCGATGAAGATCATTGCCGACATCTTTGAGTTTACCTCACAGAAGATGCCAAAATTCAATTCCATATCCATCTCGGGATACCATATGCAGGAGGCAGGCGCTACAGCAGATATTGAACTGGCCTATACCCTGGCCGACGGAATTGAGTACCTTCGCGCAGGTATCAATGCCGGCATCGATATTGATGCATTTGCCCCGCGCCTGTCGTTCTTCTGGGCCATCGGCATGAATCACTTTATGGAGATAGCCAAGATGCGTGCGGCACGCTTGCTGTGGGCAAAGATCGTCAAGAGTTTTGGCGCGAAGAACCCAAAGTCGATGGCACTACGCACACACTCACAGACTTCTGGCTGGTCGCTCACCGAACAGGATCCCTTCAACAACGTGGGACGTACCTGTATCGAGGCTATGGCTGCCGCTCTGGGACACACCCAGTCGCTCCATACCAATGCCCTCGATGAAGCCATTGCCCTGCCGACTGACTTCTCTGCACGCATCGCACGAAATACGCAGATATATATTCAGGAAGAGACGCAGATCACCCGCCAGGTCGATCCATGGGCCGGATCATACTATGTGGAGTCACTCACCCAGGAACTGGTGGAAAAATCGTGGGAGCTTATCCAGGAGATAGAAAAACTGGGTGGAATGGCAAAAGCAATAGAAACTGGAATCCCAAAAATGCGCATCGAGGAGGCCGCAGCCCGTACACAAGCTCGTATCGACTCCAATGTTCAGGCAATTATTGGTGTAAACCGTTATCGTCTCGATCATGAAGATCCCATAGATATTCTGGAGGTGGATAATACTGAAGTTCGCAAGCAACAGATTGAAAGGCTAAATGCTCTGAAATCAGGCCGCGATAACGAAGCGGTACGTAGAGCACTCGACGCCATCACTCATTGTGTGGAAACAAAGAAGGGAAACCTGCTTCAGCTCTCTATCGAAGCTGCCCGGGTTCGTGCTACCCTGGGAGAGATCTCCGATGCGTGCGAGAAAGTAGCAGGACGTTATAATGCAGTAATAAGAACAATTTCAGGCGTGTACTCATCAGAATCAAAAGGAGATGCAACGCTAGAAGAAGCGCGTGCTCTCACAGACAAGTTTGCCCGCAAGGAGGGGCGCAGGCCAAGGATCATGGTCGCTAAAATGGGGCAGGACGGACATGACCGTGGCGCCAAGGTAGTAGCTACCGGCTATGCTGACTGCGGTTTCGACGTGGATATGGGGCCCCTGTTCCAGACACCTGCCGAGGCTGCACGCCAGGCGGTGGAGAACGATGTGCATGTTCTGGGCGTATCCTCTCTGGCGGCAGGCCATAAAACGCTTGTGCCACAGGTGATTGAAGAGCTGAAACGGTTGGGACGTCCCGACATCATTGTGATTGCCGGAGGCGTGATTCCCGCGCAGGACTACGATTTTCTGTACCGTGCCGGCGTAGCAGCTATCTTTGGCCCGGGATCCTCAGTCACCAAATCGGCATGCGAGATAATGCATGTGCTGATGGGTGAGTGA